In uncultured Fibrobacter sp., the sequence ATGCTAATTTTTTTCACAAGAAGCCTTGTTTTTTAACATAGTTCATTGCGAGGGGCGAAGCCCTGAAGCAATCTCCGTTAGAGAATCTAGAGGTTAGAATCTAGGGGCTAGGGAGAAATATCACGGCTTCGCCGTCTGTTACTAACGCACGAAGTGCGTGATTCTTTTCACTAGCCGCTAGTCTCTATTCTCTAGTCTCTCGAATACTCACCGCTCACTGCTCACAGCCCACTGCTATTTCCTCCACCCTTCCATGATTTTCATGCAGCCGGAGAGGAGTTCGGCGGAGCGGTCCTTCGACTCAGTTTCCACGTAGCAGCGGAATTCGGGAGCGTTGCCGCTCGGGCGCAGGTGCACGATATCGCCGGAATCGAATTCCATGCGATAGCCGTCCGTCTCGTCGATGGAGACAACTTCACCGTGGAACGGCTGCGGCGCGGGGGCATCCTTGGGCTTGAACTTGGAAGGCACTGCGGTAAGCGCTCCGAACAACTTTGCGCCGAGTTTCTGCTCGCGGATTTCGGCAAGTTTCGCTTTCGAGGTTTCGGTCGGGAATTCCTTGAGGCGGTCGCTGAGCGTAAAGCGCTTCGGGAGTTTCTTGAGCAGGTCAACGACGCACATCTTCTGTTCGCGGACCATCACCATCACAGCGAGCATCGGGAGAAGCGCATCGCGGGTCGGGAGTGCCGGCAGCGTGCGGGTGCCGTCTTCGAATTTGCGCGTGAGGTCGGTCTGCAGCAGGAATCCGCCGTTCGCTTCGTAACCGGCGACAGAAACACTCGGGTCGTTCGCGTCGACCAGGCTTTCCATGCCAGCAATCACGTAGGGGCTGCCGATGCGGGTGCGACAAATCTTCTCGAAGCTGCCGGACTTTTCGAGCGACGTGTTGCAACTCACCGGAGTTGCAATGCGCTTGACGCCAAGCGCCTGGGCAGCCAAGATGCCCAGCACGTCGCCACGCAGCCACATGCCAACATCGTCTGCCAAAAGCGGGCGGTCGCTGTCGCCGTCCGTGCTGAAAATCGCATCCACGAAATCCTTGTGCGCGAAGTCGCGGGCAAGGTCTTCGTCTTCCTTGCGAATCGCCTCGGTATCCACCGGGATAAACGTCTCGCTGCGCGCGAAGGGCTTCACCGTAGCACCCAGGCTTTCGAGCACCTTCACCACGATGTCGCGGCCCACGGCAGAATGCTGGTACACGCCGATGGTGAGGCCCGAGAGCGCCTTCGTGCCGAAAAATTCCGGATAACGCTTGCAATAATTTTCTTCGGCTTCCGCTTCGACTGCCGGGAGCGCGGGCGCATTCTTCAACATGCCCTGCGCATCAAAAATGCCTTCGTCAAAATCCACCGCCTGCGAAACGATTCCCTGTTCGTCCTTCTTGGAAATCTCGCCCTTCGGGTGGTTGAACTTGATGCCGTTACGGTCTGCCGGGATATGGCTCCCCGTGACCATGATGGTCGGGAGCGCCTTGTCAATGCCATACAGCGCAATCGCTGGGCTCGGGATGCGACCGCAGTACACGACCTTCCATGCACTGTCCTCGCCAGCCTTCACAAGCGCCTTCAAGATGCGTTCGGTACTGGGGCGCAGGTCGCCCGCAATCGCGATCGTGTGCTCGCACTTGTAGCTTGCTTCGCAGTACTTGATAAAGCAACGCGCATACACATAGCAAACGCGGTCCGTCATCGCAGTCACCAAGCCACGGGCACCGCTCGTGCCAAACGCCACGCCGGATTGTTTCATCACCTCTTGCATCGAAACGCTCATATAAACCTCGAGATATAGTAGCTAGTTAGTGGCGTAAGTTCGGAAAACTGTGAGACTTTAAAACGCCGCTAGAGACAGCCTATTGTTTACGGGCTAAAAGATAAAAAACGGCTTGTGGGGCCGGAAAGGATGGCAATGGGTTATGCGTTTTAATGGCTTATTATGGCCGAGGCGACGACGCCTGCATCGGCATAGAGCACGAGCACCTGGCCCGGGGCCGAGGCGAATTGCGGTTCGTCGAAGCGGACGCGGATAAGGCCCTTCTGCGTGTCGAGAGCCTCGATATGGGCGGGAGCGCCCTTGTGGCCGAGGCGGATATGCGCAGTCAGTTCGCCCTGGAGCAGCGGAGAATTTTCCGACACCATCAGGTTCAGGTCTACACCGGAAACTTCGGTACAGTTCAGCGCGCTGCGGGGCCCGAGAATCACCTGGTTCTTTTTCACGTCAATCGCCACCACAAAGAGAGGCTCGGGCTGGCCGCCAATGTTCAAGCCCTTGCGCTGGCCGATAGTGTAGTGGATGATACCCTTGTGCTGGCCGAGCACCTTGCCCTGCATATCCACGAAGTCGCCGGGAACATTATCGGATTCGTCGAAGAGTACGGAATAGTCCCCGCATTCGAGGAAGTCCATGCTCTCCTTCTTGGTGGCGAAATCAATCCAGCCGATCTGCTTGGCGAGTTCCTTGACTTGCACCTTCGTCATGCCGCCCAACGGGAAGATGACTGTCGAAAGCTGTTCTGCGGTAAGGCGCGAGAGGAAGTACGTCTGGTCCTTGCCGTGGTCGAGCGCTGCGTACAAAAAGGGAACGTCGGGGTTCTTGAATTCGAGGCGGGCGTAGTGGCCGGTGGCGAAGTAGTCGAAATCAATTCCCATGCGACGGGCCGCCGTCTGGAGTGCACCGAACTTGATATACTGATTGCAGCGCACGCACGGATTGGGGGTGCGCCCGGCACGGTATTCCGCACGGAAGTAATCGAGCACCTGGCGCTTGTATTCCTCGGAAATGCGTACCACGTGATGCGGAATTCCGAGCCGGTCGGCAACCGTCTTCGCTTCGGCAATGCTCGCATCTTCGCCGGGGCCAAAACAGCCCTCGCGGCCTTCCACGTGCGGCATGTCGATGGAACCGTCCCACGTGGCCATCGTCATGCCGATGACCTCGTAACCCTGCTGTTTCAGTAGGAAAGCGGCGAGGGCGGAGTCCACTCCGCCGGAAAGTCCGACTGCTACCTTCTTTGTCATGCTCGTGCCTGCTTTCTTTCGCGGGTTGGAAATTTTCGCCTAGAGGTTTGCGTAATGGAACATCGCGTCGATGCACTTCTTGGCCTTCACGCGGATGTCCTCGTCGAGTTCCACGCGGTTCGCCTGTTCAGGGTGACGCAGCGTCTCGAGGATGTTTTCGAGAGAATTGGACTTCATGTACTTGCACATGCTGCAGCTACCGATGAATTCCATGTCGGGATGCTCGTAGTGCATGCGGGCGTTGAGGCCGCATTCCGTAAGGAGAAGCACCTTGCTCTTGGGCGGGAGACCATCGATGTACTTGACCATCTGACCGGTACTGCCCACAAAATCGCTGTAGAATGCCGCAGACGGGTTGCATTCGGGGTGGCTCACCACCTTGAGGCCCGGATTTTGGCTGCGGAAGAACTGGATAAGTTCGGCATCGTAGGTTTCGTGTACGTAGCAGCTGCCCGTGTAAAGCACGATGTCCTTCTTCACGCCACGGCTTTCCATTTCACTGATGATGTTCTGGCCCATGAGCTTGTCGGGGACAAAGCAAATCTTGTCGTTCGGGTAGGCTTCCACGATTTTCATCACGTTGCCGCTAGTGACGCACACGTCGCAAGCCGCCTTCACGTCGGCGGTGGTGTTGATGTAGCAGATGAAGGCATGGTCCGGATACTTTTCGCGGAGCGCCATCACGTCTTTGCCGGTAATGGAATCGGCAAGGCTACAACCGGTAAGCTTGCCCGGGATGAGCACGTCCTTTTCGGGGCTCAAGATTTTGGCCGTTTCGCCCATGAAACGCACCGCAGAGAACAAAATCGTCTTTTGCGGAACCTTCGTCGCATCTTCGCTGAGCTTGTAGCTGTCGCCCGTGTAGTCGGCGACGCCGAGTACGATTTCGGGAGCGCAATAGCTGTGTGCGAGGATGACAGTATCCTGGTCCTTCTTGCGCTCGTTGATTTCGTTGATCAGCGGGAGCATCTGGTCGACCTTTTCCCTAGTATAGTGGCAAAGGACAGCGCCTGGCTGGATCTTGTTCAGTCTGTTGAAGAGTTCGTCTGCGGTCATAATCCAAATATAAAAATTAGGGCCCCGAGCGTAAAGCCCGGAGCCCTTGGAGATATATTCCACTATTCGGCGAACAAGGCCGTAGAGAGGTAGCGGTCGCCGGTATCCGGGAGGAGCGCGACGATGGTCTTGCCCTTGTTTTCCGGACGCTTGGCGAGTTCCTTGGCGGCCCAGAGAGCGGCACCGGAGGAGATACCCACGAGAACGCCTTCCTTCTTGCCAATTTCGCGAC encodes:
- the nadA gene encoding quinolinate synthase NadA, translating into MTADELFNRLNKIQPGAVLCHYTREKVDQMLPLINEINERKKDQDTVILAHSYCAPEIVLGVADYTGDSYKLSEDATKVPQKTILFSAVRFMGETAKILSPEKDVLIPGKLTGCSLADSITGKDVMALREKYPDHAFICYINTTADVKAACDVCVTSGNVMKIVEAYPNDKICFVPDKLMGQNIISEMESRGVKKDIVLYTGSCYVHETYDAELIQFFRSQNPGLKVVSHPECNPSAAFYSDFVGSTGQMVKYIDGLPPKSKVLLLTECGLNARMHYEHPDMEFIGSCSMCKYMKSNSLENILETLRHPEQANRVELDEDIRVKAKKCIDAMFHYANL
- the mnmA gene encoding tRNA 2-thiouridine(34) synthase MnmA — protein: MTKKVAVGLSGGVDSALAAFLLKQQGYEVIGMTMATWDGSIDMPHVEGREGCFGPGEDASIAEAKTVADRLGIPHHVVRISEEYKRQVLDYFRAEYRAGRTPNPCVRCNQYIKFGALQTAARRMGIDFDYFATGHYARLEFKNPDVPFLYAALDHGKDQTYFLSRLTAEQLSTVIFPLGGMTKVQVKELAKQIGWIDFATKKESMDFLECGDYSVLFDESDNVPGDFVDMQGKVLGQHKGIIHYTIGQRKGLNIGGQPEPLFVVAIDVKKNQVILGPRSALNCTEVSGVDLNLMVSENSPLLQGELTAHIRLGHKGAPAHIEALDTQKGLIRVRFDEPQFASAPGQVLVLYADAGVVASAIISH
- a CDS encoding phosphomannomutase, with protein sequence MSVSMQEVMKQSGVAFGTSGARGLVTAMTDRVCYVYARCFIKYCEASYKCEHTIAIAGDLRPSTERILKALVKAGEDSAWKVVYCGRIPSPAIALYGIDKALPTIMVTGSHIPADRNGIKFNHPKGEISKKDEQGIVSQAVDFDEGIFDAQGMLKNAPALPAVEAEAEENYCKRYPEFFGTKALSGLTIGVYQHSAVGRDIVVKVLESLGATVKPFARSETFIPVDTEAIRKEDEDLARDFAHKDFVDAIFSTDGDSDRPLLADDVGMWLRGDVLGILAAQALGVKRIATPVSCNTSLEKSGSFEKICRTRIGSPYVIAGMESLVDANDPSVSVAGYEANGGFLLQTDLTRKFEDGTRTLPALPTRDALLPMLAVMVMVREQKMCVVDLLKKLPKRFTLSDRLKEFPTETSKAKLAEIREQKLGAKLFGALTAVPSKFKPKDAPAPQPFHGEVVSIDETDGYRMEFDSGDIVHLRPSGNAPEFRCYVETESKDRSAELLSGCMKIMEGWRK